DNA sequence from the Bacteroidales bacterium genome:
CAGATGAAAATAAAAAATATGCTTTCATTTTCGGAAATGAAATTAACGGAGTTTCCGATGAAGTAATGGAAACAGTTGATGAATGTATTGAAATTCCTCAGTTCGGAACAAAGCATTCTTTTAATATTGTGGTGAGCGTTGGAATAGTTTTGTGGGAATTTTGTAAAATAGCCACGAATACACGAATAAAAATATAAAAAACCATTCGTGGATTCGTGGCAAATAAAAAATATGATATGGAAAAAATATTATTCAAAGAAGAGAGCTACCAAATAATTGGTAAGTGTATGGAAGTACACAATAATCTTGGTGCAGGATTTTTAGAAATCGTTTACAAAGATGCTTTGGAATATGAGTTTAAAAAAGCTGGTATAGTATATGAACGAGAAAAAATGTATGAGGTAAATTACAAGGGGATTATTTTACCTCATAAGTTTTATGCCGATTTTGTTGTGAATGCAAATATTATTTTAGAAGTAAAAGGCGCAGCAGGTATTTCAGAAGAATTTGTAGCACAAGCAATAAATTACTTAAAAGTATCTCATAATAAATTAGCACTAATAGTAAATTTTGGAGAGTTGAAATTAAATTACAAAAGAATTGTGTTTTAAAATACTATGCCACGAATAAAAAATCATTCGTGCATTCGTGGCAAACAAAAAATAAAAAAATGAAAATTCTATTTCTTGTTGTCGGTAAAACAAATGCTCAGTATCTAATTGAAGGAATTAATATTTTTGAAAAGCGGCTGAAACATTACGTAAATATTGATTTTTGTGTAATTCCTGATTTGAAGAAAAGTTCATCTACTAATATTGAAGAGTTGAAAATTAAAGAAGGAAAACAAATTATCGAAAAATTAAAAAATAATGACTTCGTGGTTTTACTTGATGAAAGAGGAAAACAAATGAAATCAGAAGAGTTTGCAAATTTTATAATTCATAAGCAAAACACAAGTGTAAAGAATTTAACTTTTATTGTTGGCGGTGCGTACGGATTTTCTGAAGAAGTTTATAAAAGAGCAAACTTTTTATTATCACTTTCATCTATGACTTTTTCTCATCAGATGGTGAGGTTATTCTTTATGGAACAACTTTACAGGAGTTTTACAATAATAAAAAACGAATCTTATCATCATAAATGAAATAGTTTTCAGTTCAAAAAGAAACTATGAACATTATAAATA
Encoded proteins:
- the rlmH gene encoding 23S rRNA (pseudouridine(1915)-N(3))-methyltransferase RlmH; translation: MKILFLVVGKTNAQYLIEGINIFEKRLKHYVNIDFCVIPDLKKSSSTNIEELKIKEGKQIIEKLKNNDFVVLLDERGKQMKSEEFANFIIHKQNTSVKNLTFIVGGAYGFSEEVYKRANFLLSLSSMTFSHQMVRLFFMEQLYRSFTIIKNESYHHK
- a CDS encoding GxxExxY protein; translation: MEKILFKEESYQIIGKCMEVHNNLGAGFLEIVYKDALEYEFKKAGIVYEREKMYEVNYKGIILPHKFYADFVVNANIILEVKGAAGISEEFVAQAINYLKVSHNKLALIVNFGELKLNYKRIVF